One genomic region from Gemmatimonadales bacterium encodes:
- a CDS encoding AAA family ATPase: MARVIAIANQKGGVGKTTSAVNLAASLAAAEKRTLLVDADPQANATSGVGLERDGLHLTLYEVLLDNRPLTESIRRAVHFPFLDVAPASRDLVGAEVELVSRAHRETIMRGALEGVRQSYDYVLMDCPPSLGLLTLNMLTAADSVIIPIQCEYYALEGLSQLLNTVRLVQRNFNPRLAIDGVLLTMYDARLNLSRQVADEAREYFGARMFKAVVPRNVRLAEAPSFGKPILLYDIGSVGAQCYLNVAEELIRRTASKVAAEARETTRHAAEAAT; the protein is encoded by the coding sequence ATGGCCAGGGTCATCGCAATCGCCAACCAGAAGGGCGGCGTCGGCAAGACGACGTCGGCCGTCAATCTGGCCGCTTCGCTGGCGGCGGCGGAGAAGCGAACGCTGCTGGTGGACGCCGACCCGCAAGCGAACGCCACGAGCGGCGTGGGCCTGGAGCGCGACGGCCTCCATCTGACCCTGTACGAGGTGTTGCTCGACAACCGGCCGCTGACGGAATCGATCCGCCGCGCCGTCCATTTCCCGTTCCTCGACGTGGCGCCGGCGTCGCGCGACCTGGTGGGCGCGGAGGTGGAGCTGGTCTCCCGGGCACACCGAGAGACCATCATGCGCGGCGCCCTCGAAGGGGTGCGCCAGTCGTACGACTATGTCCTGATGGACTGCCCCCCCTCGCTCGGCCTGTTGACGCTGAACATGCTCACGGCGGCGGACTCCGTCATCATCCCCATCCAGTGCGAGTACTACGCCCTGGAAGGGCTGTCGCAGCTGCTGAACACCGTGCGTCTGGTGCAGCGCAACTTCAACCCGCGCCTGGCGATCGACGGCGTCCTGCTCACCATGTACGATGCCCGGCTCAACCTCTCGCGCCAGGTTGCCGACGAGGCGCGGGAGTACTTCGGCGCGCGGATGTTCAAGGCGGTCGTGCCCCGGAACGTGCGGCTGGCCGAGGCGCCCAGCTTCGGCAAGCCGATCCTGCTCTACGACATCGGGTCGGTCGGTGCACAGTGCTACCTCAACGTGGCGGAGGAGCTGATCCGTCGCACGGCATCCAAGGTCGCGGCCGAGGCGCGCGAGACCACGCGGCACGCCGCCGAGGCGGCGACGTGA
- a CDS encoding ParB/RepB/Spo0J family partition protein translates to MSGVTGSRRRLGRGLEALLGAGSVEEAEREGSLRDLPIETVEPNRFQPRRAMDPAALAELKQSIAASGLLQPVIVRQIEAGYELVAGERRWRAARELGWKKIPAVVRDVDDRTLLTLALVENLQRASLSAIEEAEGYDRLASDFKLSHAAIAEAVGRDRSTVANAVRLLKLPKSVQQLVASNALTAGHARALLSLSDGRRIEKLARECVTRGWSVREIERHTRGAPGGAREGRARVGRRAVPAEVARIESALRKRLGTDATVVLNGKGKGHLQVRFYSEEDLGRLLELILGRRWDG, encoded by the coding sequence GTGAGCGGGGTGACCGGGAGCCGCCGCCGGCTGGGCCGGGGACTCGAGGCGTTACTCGGGGCTGGCTCGGTGGAGGAGGCCGAGCGCGAGGGTTCGCTGCGGGATCTGCCGATCGAGACCGTGGAGCCGAATCGCTTTCAGCCCCGGCGAGCGATGGACCCGGCCGCCCTCGCCGAGCTGAAGCAGTCGATCGCCGCCAGCGGGCTGCTCCAGCCGGTCATCGTGCGGCAGATCGAGGCGGGCTACGAGCTGGTGGCCGGCGAGCGACGCTGGCGAGCGGCGCGCGAGCTTGGCTGGAAGAAGATCCCCGCCGTCGTGCGGGACGTGGACGACCGGACGTTGCTGACCCTGGCCCTGGTGGAGAACCTGCAGCGAGCGTCGCTGTCGGCCATCGAGGAGGCGGAGGGGTACGACCGGCTGGCGTCGGACTTCAAGCTGTCGCACGCGGCCATTGCCGAAGCGGTGGGCCGCGACCGCTCCACCGTCGCGAATGCGGTCCGGCTCCTGAAGCTGCCCAAGAGCGTCCAGCAGCTGGTGGCCAGCAATGCGCTCACGGCGGGGCATGCCCGGGCGTTGCTCAGCCTGAGCGACGGGCGCCGGATCGAGAAGCTCGCGCGGGAATGCGTGACCCGCGGGTGGTCGGTGCGCGAGATCGAGCGTCACACCCGCGGCGCGCCGGGCGGCGCGCGGGAGGGCAGGGCCCGCGTGGGGCGCCGCGCGGTGCCGGCCGAGGTCGCCCGGATCGAGTCGGCGCTCCGCAAGCGGCTCGGGACGGACGCGACCGTGGTGCTGAACGGGAAGGGGAAGGGTCATCTGCAGGTGCGCTTCTACTCTGAGGAGGATCTCGGCCGGCTGCTCGAGCTCATCCTCGGCCGCCGCTGGGACGGCTAG
- a CDS encoding M23 family metallopeptidase, which produces MPGSGYTVIVHRNGALNSRQLQVPSWLVRAGLITAVVLLVAAVAIVVSYGPVLSAALRAPLLQHRVNQLTRENARVAQLARELSDAEARYTHLRGMLGAQVPAPDGGAESQLAAGEERLYIAPPMIARAPTRDSTGEGASGLSVPSRWPLSVPSYRTRGMVADTPSEEVHPGIDLAVPEGSDVRASGGGIVERAGRDSSYGLFVLLQHPSGYQSMYGHLSRILVARGDTVAAGQVIALSGNTGRSTAPHLHFEVRLRGRSIDPTKLVREGP; this is translated from the coding sequence GTGCCGGGCTCCGGTTACACCGTCATCGTCCACCGCAACGGCGCCCTGAACTCGCGCCAGCTGCAGGTGCCGTCCTGGCTGGTCCGGGCCGGGCTGATCACTGCAGTCGTCCTGCTGGTCGCCGCCGTCGCCATCGTGGTGTCGTACGGACCCGTACTCTCCGCCGCGCTACGCGCGCCGCTGCTCCAGCACCGGGTCAACCAGCTGACCCGGGAGAATGCCCGGGTGGCGCAGCTCGCCCGCGAGCTGTCCGACGCGGAGGCGCGGTACACGCATTTGCGGGGCATGCTGGGCGCCCAGGTGCCGGCCCCCGACGGAGGCGCCGAGAGCCAGCTGGCCGCCGGCGAGGAGCGCCTGTACATCGCGCCGCCGATGATAGCCCGGGCGCCGACGCGCGACTCGACGGGCGAGGGAGCCAGCGGCCTCTCGGTGCCGAGCCGCTGGCCGCTCTCGGTGCCATCCTATCGTACCCGCGGCATGGTGGCCGACACGCCCAGCGAAGAAGTGCACCCCGGCATCGACCTCGCGGTGCCGGAGGGATCCGACGTCAGAGCCTCGGGTGGCGGCATTGTGGAGCGGGCGGGCAGGGATTCCTCGTACGGCCTGTTCGTGTTACTCCAGCATCCTTCGGGCTATCAGTCAATGTACGGCCACCTGTCGCGCATCCTGGTCGCGCGCGGCGACACCGTCGCCGCAGGACAGGTGATCGCACTCTCCGGCAACACCGGCCGTTCTACCGCTCCGCACCTGCATTTCGAGGTGCGACTCCGCGGCCGGTCCATCGATCCGACCAAGCTCGTGCGGGAGGGACCGTAG
- a CDS encoding polymer-forming cytoskeletal protein: MGIFGSKPQPAREKAAPPGRGSAAALSLSIVGAGMVVRGDLETDSVVKIEGTVDGHVRASTQVLVAKGGVVHGDIETAEVIVGGVVNGAIRARGRVEVQAGASIEGDITTLRISVAEGGTLNGHVKMGDGSLLQENRRPDAATESSTAAASRATGPGRSQ; the protein is encoded by the coding sequence ATGGGCATCTTCGGCAGCAAACCCCAACCAGCGCGGGAGAAGGCGGCGCCGCCGGGCAGGGGATCGGCCGCGGCCCTCAGCCTGTCCATCGTGGGCGCGGGCATGGTGGTCCGCGGCGACCTCGAGACGGACAGCGTGGTGAAGATCGAGGGGACGGTCGACGGGCACGTCAGGGCATCCACGCAGGTGCTCGTCGCCAAGGGCGGCGTCGTGCACGGCGACATCGAAACGGCCGAGGTGATCGTGGGCGGGGTGGTGAACGGGGCCATCCGGGCCCGCGGACGCGTCGAGGTGCAGGCCGGCGCGTCCATCGAGGGCGACATCACGACGCTGCGCATCTCGGTCGCCGAAGGCGGGACCTTGAATGGCCACGTCAAGATGGGGGACGGCTCGCTGCTCCAGGAGAACCGGCGGCCCGATGCCGCGACGGAGTCCTCCACGGCGGCGGCGTCCCGAGCGACCGGCCCCGGCCGGAGCCAGTAG
- a CDS encoding Nif3-like dinuclear metal center hexameric protein yields MRLEDLVRYLDDYLRTGEVADDPNALNGLQVENAGEVHNVAVAVDACQAVIDQAAERGADLLIVHHGLFWSGLEPLVGRHYRRAASLVRHGIALYSAHLPLDRHPEVGNNVVLARKLGLEVRGWFGEYRGAPLGTWGELDLPRETLATRLGEILGGAVRVIPGGPARVRRVGIITGSAGSMIAQAKRADLDSFVTGEGQHWTYFDAEELGVNAFYAGHYATETLGVRALAEHIAERFQLPWSFVDHPTGL; encoded by the coding sequence GTGCGCCTCGAAGACCTCGTGCGATACCTGGACGACTACCTCCGCACCGGGGAGGTGGCCGACGACCCGAACGCCCTGAACGGGCTTCAGGTCGAGAATGCCGGCGAAGTGCACAACGTCGCCGTTGCCGTCGATGCGTGCCAGGCGGTCATCGACCAGGCGGCCGAGCGCGGCGCCGATCTGCTGATCGTTCACCACGGCCTGTTCTGGAGCGGCCTCGAGCCGCTGGTGGGGCGCCATTACCGGCGTGCGGCGTCGCTCGTGCGCCACGGCATCGCCCTGTACTCGGCGCACCTCCCGCTCGACCGGCACCCGGAGGTCGGCAACAACGTGGTCCTCGCCCGCAAGCTCGGGCTCGAGGTCCGCGGCTGGTTCGGTGAGTACCGCGGCGCCCCGCTGGGCACCTGGGGCGAGCTGGACCTGCCGCGGGAGACCCTGGCGACGCGGCTCGGCGAGATCCTGGGCGGGGCCGTGCGGGTCATTCCGGGCGGGCCGGCACGAGTGCGGCGGGTCGGCATCATCACCGGCAGCGCCGGCTCCATGATCGCGCAGGCCAAACGCGCCGACCTCGACTCCTTCGTCACCGGCGAAGGGCAGCACTGGACCTACTTCGACGCGGAAGAGCTCGGGGTCAACGCGTTCTACGCCGGCCACTACGCGACCGAGACCCTTGGCGTGAGGGCGCTCGCGGAGCACATCGCCGAGCGGTTTCAGCTGCCGTGGTCGTTCGTTGATCATCCGACCGGCCTGTAG
- a CDS encoding metallophosphoesterase: MIGPLIRSPRHLPRSTSLVPGRRRRLENLVSHAIETLAGPFGMWRLQRLAVERHDVALRGLARSFDGYRIAFLTDLHYSAVVPKWWIAKAVAAGLALQPDLILLGGDYLSHSPRYASGLTELLRPLSAPDGVFGVLGNHDHYVGAELVRRAVGEAGVVELRNASVRVRRGVDEFAVAGVGDLRFDVIDFTAALAGVPDEMPRVVVSHDPDVFAFWPADLRLDLMLSGHTHGGQAHLPWLGPPYVPSQFGYRYLAGAIREGARELCVSRGIGAITAPFRWRCPPEVTLLVLHPS, from the coding sequence GTGATCGGCCCGCTCATCCGCTCACCCCGCCACCTCCCTCGCAGCACTTCGCTCGTCCCGGGCCGGCGGCGGCGACTCGAGAATCTGGTCAGCCACGCCATCGAGACGCTGGCGGGTCCGTTCGGGATGTGGCGCCTCCAGCGGCTGGCCGTGGAGCGCCACGACGTCGCCCTTCGCGGCCTCGCTCGCTCGTTCGACGGCTACCGCATCGCCTTCCTGACGGACCTGCACTACTCGGCCGTCGTGCCGAAATGGTGGATCGCGAAGGCCGTTGCCGCGGGGCTCGCGCTGCAGCCCGATCTGATCCTGCTCGGAGGAGACTACCTGTCGCACAGCCCGCGCTACGCATCCGGACTGACCGAGCTGCTGCGACCGCTCTCGGCGCCCGACGGCGTCTTCGGCGTGCTGGGCAACCACGATCACTACGTCGGGGCCGAGCTGGTGCGCCGGGCCGTCGGCGAGGCCGGGGTAGTCGAGCTCCGCAACGCATCGGTGCGTGTCAGGCGCGGGGTGGACGAATTCGCCGTGGCGGGCGTCGGCGACCTGCGCTTCGACGTCATCGACTTCACGGCGGCGCTCGCGGGCGTTCCGGACGAGATGCCACGCGTCGTCGTGTCCCACGACCCGGACGTGTTCGCGTTCTGGCCCGCTGACCTGCGCCTCGACCTGATGCTTTCGGGCCATACCCACGGCGGCCAGGCGCACCTCCCGTGGCTGGGGCCCCCGTACGTGCCCTCGCAGTTCGGATACCGCTACCTGGCCGGGGCGATCCGCGAGGGGGCTCGCGAGCTGTGCGTCTCGCGCGGCATCGGGGCCATCACGGCGCCGTTCCGGTGGCGCTGTCCGCCGGAGGTCACGCTGCTGGTGCTGCACCCCTCTTGA
- a CDS encoding GntR family transcriptional regulator, whose protein sequence is MIQVAGAVFRHIDPRSPVPLYAQIADRIRIAIATGDLAPGAALPSVRQLASQLRVNPATVVQAYRELEDAAVVESRQGAGTFVRELGQPRREAERQREARRLVRRLLHEASVVGVTKEDMEHALRVEMRLRLA, encoded by the coding sequence GTGATACAGGTGGCGGGGGCCGTGTTCCGGCACATCGATCCACGCAGTCCCGTTCCGCTCTACGCGCAGATCGCCGATCGCATCCGCATCGCGATCGCGACCGGGGACCTCGCGCCGGGGGCGGCGCTCCCCTCGGTCCGGCAGCTGGCGTCGCAGCTGCGGGTGAACCCCGCCACCGTCGTGCAGGCCTATCGCGAGCTGGAGGACGCGGCCGTGGTCGAGAGCCGGCAGGGAGCGGGCACGTTCGTCCGGGAGCTGGGACAGCCCAGGCGCGAAGCGGAGCGGCAACGGGAGGCCCGGCGGCTGGTGCGGCGGCTGCTGCACGAGGCGTCCGTGGTTGGCGTGACCAAGGAGGACATGGAGCACGCGCTCAGAGTCGAGATGAGGTTGCGGCTAGCATGA
- a CDS encoding ABC transporter ATP-binding protein: MNYAIETSGLEYRASRRFEIRDLNLRVRSGAIYGFLGPNGSGKTTTIRLLLGMLRAQRGAITVLGRQVPGEMARILAETGYVPERPHLYPYLSLEEAIHFHAAFYPGFDVAYAAELRQGFGLPLDQKLAKLSKGEMGKLHILLVLAQRPRLLVLDEPTDGLDPVVRRDVLAALLDFCSQGTATVFISSHLVHELERICDWVGVLDDGKLVVELPMQSFKNGIKRIRISNPPSLIGDTPFVLLQREMAGTEQVWVVRGWQPPMVQWFEGAGAGVREIVDLDLEEGFVELLRSSRGSRF; the protein is encoded by the coding sequence ATGAACTACGCCATCGAGACCTCGGGGCTGGAGTACCGGGCCAGCAGGCGCTTCGAGATCCGGGACCTGAATCTCAGGGTGCGGTCGGGAGCCATCTACGGCTTCCTCGGACCCAATGGCTCGGGGAAGACGACGACGATTCGCCTGCTCCTCGGCATGTTGCGGGCCCAGCGGGGCGCGATCACGGTGCTGGGGCGGCAGGTTCCCGGGGAGATGGCGCGCATCTTGGCGGAGACGGGATACGTGCCCGAGCGTCCGCATCTGTATCCATACCTGTCCCTCGAAGAGGCCATCCACTTCCACGCGGCGTTCTATCCCGGCTTCGACGTCGCGTACGCGGCGGAGCTGCGCCAGGGCTTCGGCCTGCCGCTGGATCAGAAGCTCGCGAAGCTCTCCAAGGGAGAGATGGGGAAACTGCACATCCTGCTCGTGCTCGCGCAGCGGCCGCGGCTGCTGGTGCTGGACGAACCCACCGACGGACTCGATCCGGTGGTGCGACGGGACGTGCTGGCGGCGCTGCTCGATTTCTGCTCGCAAGGCACGGCCACGGTCTTCATCTCCAGCCATCTGGTCCACGAGCTGGAACGCATCTGCGACTGGGTAGGGGTTCTCGACGACGGTAAGCTGGTGGTGGAGCTGCCCATGCAGAGCTTCAAGAATGGCATCAAGCGTATCCGGATCTCCAATCCTCCGAGCCTGATCGGCGACACGCCGTTCGTGCTGCTGCAGCGAGAGATGGCCGGAACGGAGCAGGTGTGGGTCGTGCGCGGCTGGCAACCGCCGATGGTGCAGTGGTTCGAGGGCGCGGGCGCGGGTGTCCGCGAGATCGTAGACCTGGACCTCGAAGAGGGGTTCGTCGAGCTGCTGCGCTCGTCGCGCGGCTCGAGGTTCTGA